A DNA window from Loxodonta africana isolate mLoxAfr1 chromosome 7, mLoxAfr1.hap2, whole genome shotgun sequence contains the following coding sequences:
- the LOC100664528 gene encoding olfactory receptor 1165-like: MVLDEKNRSSVTTFVLLGFSEYPHFWVLLFLAFLTIYTVTLVGNLGIIAVIRINPKVHTPMYFFLCHLSFLDICYSSVFTPKLLEILVVEARSITFRGCMVLFFFGCTFVITEMFVLAVMAYDRFVAVCNPLLYTVAMSPKLCALLVAGSYTWGGICSLTLTYSLAELSFCGSNIINHSGCEYSAILSLSCSGPYFSQMACLIISTFNETSSLLIILTSYIFIVFTTIKMTSSGGLHKAFSTCASHLTAITIFHGTILLLYCVPNSKSSWLLVKVATVFFTVMIPMLNPLIYSLRNKDVKGTVIKLIVTKLLSHSI; this comes from the coding sequence ATGGTACTGGATGAGAAAAACCGGAGCTCTGTGACCACATTCGTCCTCCTGGGCTTCTCAGAATACCCACACTTCTGGGTACTGCTCTTTCTGGCATTCTTGACCATCTACACAGTCACTCTGGTGGGAAACCTGGGCATAATAGCGGTCATAAGGATCAATCCTAAAgtccacacacccatgtactttttcctctgcCATCTATCCTTTTTGGATATTTGTTATTCCAGTGTGTTTACACCCAAACTGCTAGAAATCTTGGTTGTTGAAGCCAGAAGTATCACTTTCAGAGGCTGCATGGTACTATTTTTCTTTGGCTGCACATTTGTGATTACAGAAATGTTCGTGTTAGcggtgatggcctatgaccgattTGTGGCTGTTTGTAACCCCTTGCTCTACACAGTTGCCATGTCTCCTAAGCTCTGTGCTCTCCTGGTAGCTGGGTCCTACACATGGGGTGGGATCTGTTCCCTGACACTCACATATTCTCTTGCGGAACTATCCTTCTGTGGCTCAAACATCATAAATCACTCTGGCTGTGAGTATTCTgccatcctctctctctcctgctcTGGCCCTTACTTTAGCCAGATGGCGTGTTTAATCATTTCTACTTTCAATGAGACTAGTAGCCTCCTGATTATCCTCACTTCCTACATTTTCATCGTTTTCACTACCATCAAGATGACTTCTTCTGGTGGACTCCataaagccttctccacctgtgcctcccacctgactgccatcaccatcttccatggcaccatcctTCTGCTCTACTGTGTGCCCAACTCCAAAAGCTCCTGGCTCCTGGTCAAAGTGGCCACTGTGTTTTTCACAGTCATgatccccatgctgaaccccttaatctacagtcttagaaacaaagatgtgaagGGGACAGTTATTAAGTTAATCGTCACCAAACTCCTTTCTCACTCAATATAA